In a single window of the Nocardioides sp. L-11A genome:
- a CDS encoding SAVED domain-containing protein, whose amino-acid sequence MTSDSAAPDPADPVFISYRQKDGTGVAGELAWLLRAAGIPVWRDRDDLPPGDTEARLKQAIAAGISGGVLVTTPDVVNSRVVKTLEAPRLLELHRDHEVFALGIINSVKKDDGGTDYDAPDRLLEIRPGTLSGVDQQSAERDGLLALIRGLVWHRIASLRKRIEATDQTFHLSLQTRNTPQVYDRTGDELDIRLRPSAHERLPSADGLRDLKHTIGLLPDAVTRSGAHRLRVAGGAHLSVAFAVGAGLPSSRIGHMDVIDQQGTTWASDGEARFITQPQVQIADQGGDPSAITTGRPSVAVYVDLLPQRSDTAFTRYIEDHRPILAAWRHITSASGTLLDPADAGLIAADVAAHIRALSNDNSNAEVHLLLRCPFPLALLIGRLTNTLRVVVHEWDDSDPIDGDDYRARYVPTLRVRTSASSGVIEDVLLPDAS is encoded by the coding sequence ATGACATCCGATTCCGCCGCCCCTGACCCGGCAGACCCCGTCTTCATCTCGTACCGCCAGAAAGACGGTACTGGTGTTGCTGGGGAGCTCGCCTGGCTCCTCCGGGCCGCCGGCATCCCTGTCTGGCGGGACCGAGACGATCTGCCGCCAGGCGACACCGAGGCCCGACTCAAGCAAGCGATAGCGGCCGGCATCTCCGGCGGCGTTCTCGTGACGACACCGGACGTGGTGAACAGCAGAGTCGTGAAGACGCTGGAAGCACCCCGACTCCTTGAGCTACACCGCGACCACGAAGTGTTTGCACTCGGCATCATCAACTCGGTGAAAAAAGACGACGGCGGAACAGATTACGACGCTCCTGACCGGCTCCTAGAGATTCGTCCCGGCACCTTGAGCGGTGTAGATCAGCAATCCGCCGAGCGCGATGGCCTGCTGGCATTGATCCGCGGTTTGGTCTGGCACCGGATCGCGTCTCTTCGCAAGCGAATCGAGGCAACCGACCAGACGTTCCACCTGAGCCTCCAGACCAGGAATACCCCACAGGTCTATGACCGAACCGGTGACGAACTGGACATCCGGCTCAGGCCCTCCGCTCACGAACGGCTTCCGAGCGCCGATGGGCTCCGAGATCTCAAGCACACCATCGGTCTCCTCCCCGATGCCGTGACCCGTTCCGGGGCACATCGCCTACGTGTTGCTGGAGGGGCTCATCTCTCAGTGGCCTTCGCGGTCGGGGCGGGCTTACCTTCGTCTCGAATCGGACACATGGACGTGATCGACCAACAGGGCACCACCTGGGCGAGCGATGGCGAAGCGCGGTTCATCACGCAACCGCAAGTGCAAATCGCAGATCAAGGCGGCGATCCATCTGCAATCACGACCGGCCGCCCCTCCGTAGCCGTGTATGTCGATCTCCTGCCCCAACGCAGCGACACCGCCTTCACCCGCTATATCGAAGATCATAGGCCGATTCTCGCGGCCTGGCGTCATATCACAAGTGCGAGCGGCACACTCCTCGACCCCGCTGATGCAGGCCTGATCGCCGCTGATGTCGCCGCGCACATCCGTGCCCTGTCGAACGACAACTCCAACGCCGAGGTGCATCTCCTGCTGCGGTGCCCGTTCCCACTTGCGCTTCTCATTGGGCGATTGACGAACACCTTGCGCGTAGTAGTCCATGAATGGGACGACTCCGACCCCATCGACGGTGACGACTACCGCGCAAGGTACGTGCCCACCCTGCGCGTACGTACATCTGCAAGCTCAGGTGTCATCGAAGACGTGCTCCTCCCGGACGCGTCTTGA
- a CDS encoding Mov34/MPN/PAD-1 family protein: MTITDVALSAIAREALRSADGLETGGILLGKDATEGIDIRHAGGPGPNATRGERTFMRDLDHARRLADYAWSEDRSQWIGEWHTHPSGGLSPSEVDLHSYMRHLHDPELGFDKFVAIIAGFDSSARVVVAIWLVERDRILPVVPERLPTAPAVNSPHASDAVRHATFVTEEHKETP, encoded by the coding sequence GTGACGATCACTGACGTCGCACTCAGCGCGATCGCGCGCGAGGCGTTGCGGTCCGCCGATGGACTCGAAACTGGCGGCATCCTGCTCGGGAAGGACGCGACTGAAGGGATCGACATCCGACATGCCGGCGGACCTGGACCCAACGCCACCCGCGGCGAACGCACCTTCATGCGAGACCTCGACCATGCCCGGCGTCTCGCGGACTACGCCTGGTCGGAGGACCGTAGCCAGTGGATTGGCGAATGGCACACCCACCCGAGCGGAGGACTCTCCCCGAGCGAGGTTGATCTCCACTCCTACATGCGCCATCTGCACGACCCCGAACTGGGGTTCGACAAGTTCGTCGCGATCATCGCTGGATTCGATTCATCGGCACGAGTGGTTGTTGCAATTTGGCTCGTAGAACGGGACCGCATCTTGCCAGTGGTACCCGAGAGGCTTCCTACGGCGCCTGCTGTAAACAGCCCGCACGCCAGTGACGCGGTGAGGCACGCCACCTTCGTAACTGAAGAACACAAGGAGACGCCATGA
- a CDS encoding ThiF family adenylyltransferase — translation MSPRNPYIVMPRDAVTKIAGSDLSGGSLVLRRVPADDMYVVQTVETGKDIRLPAEVPREYAALRSGDPHHAAQWIRVAPNDAHLHHLFLSRRPDISIGFKEFRELVPGVADPGNNLGVVVTHDSDLPPELVEAGASEFAGWAVRRSGVEPLAIEIEPEVLGLAQLAGKWPIEQLAANSIMVVGCGSIGSAAAEALAGYGLGHVELVDPDRFLWHNMLRHTLGAESVGRFKVAAMKDHLAQHWPQQTVVAHRRDVVAEAHYIRPIVDRVDLVLCAADGIAPRRVVSHLSRRARKPAILACVLDNGSIGEVIRLRPTPRFGCLLCLRQQLADQGAMDAEADQELDYGTGRIHQPMTAVPPDLRYVGTFAAKVAIATLLESLHGDHTQQVPGEHAIIGLRPAGDLAAPFDLSQAGDVQWSSIPRPRASCPTCSPG, via the coding sequence ATGTCTCCTCGTAACCCCTACATCGTGATGCCCAGAGACGCGGTCACCAAGATCGCAGGCTCCGACCTGTCGGGCGGATCGCTGGTGCTCCGCCGCGTTCCCGCGGACGATATGTACGTCGTCCAGACCGTGGAAACCGGCAAAGACATCCGTCTTCCAGCCGAAGTCCCACGCGAGTACGCCGCGCTTCGTTCAGGTGACCCCCACCATGCGGCTCAGTGGATCAGGGTGGCACCGAACGACGCCCATCTTCACCATCTCTTCTTGTCCAGACGCCCCGATATCTCCATAGGGTTCAAAGAATTCAGGGAGCTGGTGCCGGGCGTTGCCGACCCCGGCAACAACCTTGGCGTGGTCGTCACTCACGACTCCGATCTTCCACCGGAGCTGGTGGAGGCCGGTGCCTCGGAGTTTGCGGGCTGGGCTGTCCGGCGCAGCGGTGTGGAACCGCTCGCTATCGAGATCGAGCCAGAAGTTCTTGGCCTGGCACAGTTGGCTGGCAAGTGGCCGATCGAGCAGCTCGCCGCCAACAGCATCATGGTCGTGGGCTGCGGCAGCATCGGGAGCGCCGCAGCAGAGGCGCTCGCAGGATACGGACTCGGACATGTGGAACTTGTCGACCCGGACCGATTCCTCTGGCACAACATGCTCCGCCACACTCTCGGCGCCGAAAGCGTCGGTCGGTTCAAGGTGGCGGCCATGAAAGATCACCTCGCCCAGCACTGGCCGCAACAGACAGTGGTTGCCCACCGACGCGACGTGGTTGCCGAGGCCCACTACATCCGGCCCATCGTCGACCGCGTCGATCTGGTGCTCTGTGCCGCAGACGGTATTGCTCCCAGGCGTGTCGTCAGCCACCTCTCCAGGCGCGCACGGAAGCCGGCGATCTTGGCGTGCGTGCTCGACAATGGCTCGATCGGAGAAGTCATCAGGCTGCGACCAACACCCCGGTTCGGATGTCTCCTCTGTCTACGGCAGCAGCTTGCAGATCAGGGAGCGATGGACGCTGAGGCGGATCAGGAGTTGGATTACGGCACCGGGCGCATCCACCAGCCGATGACGGCTGTGCCACCTGATCTCCGATACGTCGGCACGTTCGCCGCAAAAGTAGCGATCGCGACACTGCTGGAGTCGCTTCACGGTGACCACACCCAGCAGGTTCCCGGGGAACACGCCATCATCGGTCTCCGACCAGCAGGTGACCTCGCAGCCCCTTTCGACCTCAGCCAAGCCGGCGATGTTCAGTGGTCGTCCATCCCCAGACCCCGTGCATCGTGCCCGACCTGCTCGCCAGGATGA
- a CDS encoding nucleotidyltransferase domain-containing protein, which produces MSVTDAFRTFQNVVNADITHVREARARRDLFKGAFGTEDDVEEVLASGSLARGTHKDPIHDVDVIVVFDQDEHPEWGSLGGSAADALDHTRERVNTLLGATNGTHDQAVRLARWRNHAVKCFLDDPDDPDAFTVDAMPALRRDGRLLIPEALSEDWVACDPEFLIAEVADRHAQWNKFAGTVRMLKWWAAEQDTKIKSLVMEVLALDFLPTDVNQPAAIKQFFVSACYHIEGGNEVADPAGLCGPIQPDIDYGEFADALRSARDNAIKAFQAQANNDTAAAIKHWGEVFGDDFPKPPAPTGNPAPAVVPAAPRPVKDTPQG; this is translated from the coding sequence ATGAGCGTGACGGACGCCTTCAGGACCTTTCAGAACGTCGTGAACGCTGACATCACACACGTCCGCGAAGCGCGCGCTCGCCGCGATCTCTTCAAGGGCGCCTTCGGCACCGAGGACGATGTGGAGGAAGTCCTAGCGTCCGGATCGCTCGCGCGAGGGACACACAAGGACCCGATCCATGACGTCGATGTGATCGTCGTCTTCGATCAGGACGAACATCCTGAGTGGGGATCACTGGGAGGCTCCGCTGCGGACGCTCTCGATCACACCCGCGAGCGTGTCAACACTTTGCTCGGAGCGACTAACGGCACACACGACCAGGCGGTCCGACTGGCCCGGTGGCGCAACCATGCCGTCAAGTGCTTCCTGGATGACCCCGATGATCCTGACGCTTTCACGGTTGATGCCATGCCAGCACTTCGCCGCGATGGGCGGCTCCTCATTCCTGAAGCGCTCTCAGAAGACTGGGTCGCTTGCGACCCCGAGTTCCTAATCGCCGAGGTCGCGGATAGGCACGCACAGTGGAACAAGTTCGCTGGCACTGTTCGGATGCTCAAGTGGTGGGCTGCCGAGCAAGACACCAAGATCAAGTCTCTCGTCATGGAGGTCCTCGCGCTCGACTTCCTGCCGACGGACGTCAACCAGCCCGCTGCGATCAAGCAGTTCTTCGTGAGCGCCTGCTACCACATTGAGGGCGGGAACGAAGTCGCCGATCCTGCTGGGCTCTGTGGACCGATTCAGCCTGATATCGACTACGGCGAGTTCGCCGACGCTCTGCGGTCCGCACGAGACAACGCCATCAAGGCGTTCCAGGCACAGGCGAACAATGACACTGCGGCTGCGATCAAGCACTGGGGTGAGGTGTTTGGGGACGACTTCCCGAAGCCTCCTGCCCCCACTGGCAACCCGGCGCCTGCGGTCGTGCCCGCTGCGCCCCGGCCGGTGAAGGACACTCCGCAGGGATGA
- a CDS encoding helix-turn-helix domain-containing protein: protein MAKTTINTAALYSALDAARQERQLSWRALAGEIGVSPSLLSRLGNGLKPDTDGFATIIAWLRLPAEDFFEHEGERDANDDREPDLMAQLAPLLRARKDLSETDVKYLQQVIGATIERARAQG from the coding sequence ATGGCCAAGACCACGATCAACACGGCCGCGCTCTACTCCGCCCTAGACGCCGCGCGTCAAGAGCGCCAACTCTCCTGGCGAGCGCTAGCTGGCGAGATCGGCGTGAGCCCTTCTTTGCTCTCCCGGCTCGGCAACGGCCTCAAGCCGGACACCGACGGCTTCGCCACGATCATCGCCTGGCTCCGCCTTCCGGCCGAGGACTTCTTCGAGCACGAGGGAGAACGTGACGCCAACGACGACCGCGAACCCGACCTCATGGCCCAGCTCGCACCGCTCCTGCGCGCCCGGAAGGACCTCAGCGAGACCGACGTCAAGTACCTGCAACAAGTCATCGGCGCGACCATCGAACGTGCACGGGCCCAGGGATGA
- a CDS encoding ImmA/IrrE family metallo-endopeptidase: MRRGFKTEAKSLALELRAEIGLDAHAPFDPYAFASEYGIPVVQLSDLDGVARDHFLRADGSALSGALIPNGSGVVILENDAQPLTRRRTTMCHELAHVVLEHKFGVSLSDERKCGLGGDQEAEADWLSGEMLIPNDGAFRLARANATDEEAADAYDVSFAVARWRMNHSGARKVMERARAKWANTPSSYR; this comes from the coding sequence GTGCGTCGAGGATTCAAGACCGAGGCGAAGAGTCTCGCGCTGGAGCTACGGGCCGAGATCGGCCTCGACGCCCATGCGCCGTTCGACCCCTACGCCTTCGCGTCTGAGTACGGCATCCCCGTCGTCCAACTCAGCGACCTCGATGGTGTGGCGCGCGACCACTTCCTGCGAGCGGACGGAAGCGCACTGTCCGGGGCGCTGATCCCGAACGGGAGTGGCGTGGTCATCCTGGAGAACGACGCTCAGCCCCTGACCCGTCGTCGCACCACCATGTGCCACGAACTCGCCCACGTCGTCCTGGAGCACAAGTTCGGCGTCTCTCTTTCCGACGAGCGGAAGTGCGGGCTCGGCGGCGACCAAGAAGCCGAAGCCGACTGGCTCTCAGGGGAGATGTTGATTCCCAACGACGGAGCATTCCGGCTCGCCCGAGCGAACGCCACCGACGAGGAGGCAGCAGATGCCTACGACGTCAGCTTCGCCGTCGCCCGCTGGAGGATGAATCACAGCGGCGCTCGCAAGGTCATGGAACGCGCTCGCGCCAAATGGGCCAACACACCCAGCTCCTACCGATAA
- a CDS encoding sulfate permease, whose product MIRLIWAVSVHTRYFLRRYMPTNILLDAIRTRRGLKWGIPAMLLAIPYVLIANVCVQLIEDGAPGWFHLIVLWAIWNMLKMLWIGPVSAVLLIRARVRESVTARRERANSPAEADDAEERAVVNAIGIR is encoded by the coding sequence ATGATCCGTCTGATCTGGGCCGTCAGCGTCCACACCCGCTACTTCCTGCGACGCTACATGCCCACCAACATCCTGCTGGATGCGATCCGCACCCGCCGTGGTTTGAAGTGGGGTATCCCCGCGATGCTTCTGGCGATCCCGTACGTCCTGATTGCGAACGTCTGTGTCCAACTCATCGAGGACGGCGCCCCCGGATGGTTCCACCTCATAGTGCTGTGGGCAATCTGGAACATGCTCAAGATGCTCTGGATCGGGCCGGTCAGCGCTGTGCTCCTAATCCGCGCCCGTGTCCGCGAGTCCGTCACCGCCCGTCGCGAGCGCGCCAACTCGCCCGCCGAAGCAGACGACGCCGAAGAGCGTGCCGTGGTGAACGCGATAGGTATCCGGTGA
- a CDS encoding YggS family pyridoxal phosphate-dependent enzyme, whose amino-acid sequence MPEISSPSPLSADYPTAHTVADVEHNLAAVRGRIDAAARRAGRDPAEVRLLPVSKTVPEERVRLAVAAGVTLLGENKVQEALRKHRALADLPVAWSVIGHLQSNKARDVAAFAAEFQALDRLKVAEALDRRLETAGRTLDVHVQVNTSAEDSKFGMPPEELPAFLAALPRFPRLRVRGLMTLAVFTTDTARVRACFRLLRTLRDRARETDPALIGPGELSMGMSGDYEVAVEEGAGCVRVGQAIFGARSTPDHYYWPEGSTGG is encoded by the coding sequence ATGCCAGAGATTTCGAGCCCCTCCCCGCTCTCAGCGGACTACCCGACCGCCCACACGGTCGCCGACGTCGAGCACAACCTCGCCGCCGTCCGCGGACGCATCGACGCGGCGGCGCGACGCGCCGGACGCGACCCCGCCGAGGTCCGGCTGCTGCCCGTCAGCAAGACCGTCCCCGAGGAGCGGGTCCGGCTCGCCGTCGCCGCCGGCGTGACACTCCTCGGCGAGAACAAGGTGCAGGAGGCCCTGCGCAAGCACCGCGCGCTCGCCGACCTACCCGTGGCATGGTCGGTGATCGGCCACCTCCAGTCGAACAAGGCCCGGGACGTCGCCGCGTTCGCGGCCGAGTTCCAGGCCCTCGACCGGCTCAAGGTCGCCGAGGCCCTCGACCGACGGCTCGAGACGGCCGGGCGCACGCTCGACGTACACGTCCAGGTCAACACCTCGGCCGAGGATTCCAAGTTCGGGATGCCGCCCGAGGAGCTGCCTGCGTTCCTCGCCGCACTCCCCCGCTTTCCCCGCCTCCGGGTGCGCGGGCTGATGACCCTGGCCGTCTTCACCACCGACACCGCCCGGGTCAGGGCCTGCTTCCGGCTGCTACGCACGCTGCGCGACCGGGCCCGGGAGACCGACCCGGCCCTGATCGGCCCCGGCGAGCTGTCGATGGGCATGTCCGGCGACTACGAGGTCGCCGTCGAGGAGGGGGCCGGCTGCGTCCGTGTGGGTCAGGCGATCTTCGGCGCCCGCTCGACCCCCGACCACTACTACTGGCCCGAGGGATCCACGGGAGGCTGA
- a CDS encoding aminotransferase class I/II-fold pyridoxal phosphate-dependent enzyme, with translation MPKQRDLGGRPSAPITGATAGEIAASVRDHVDSGVLAPGAPLPPVRQLAEVLGVNRNTVVAAYRQLVQAGVAQTHGRAGTTVAEPQESAEEGFARDTVLRDVGHGNPAADLLPDLSAGLAAASRPPTLYGEPVIDPELAEWATRWIAVDHPRDFRLTLTHGAVDAVERLLAQALTQGDAVALEDPCFLASIHTVRLAGYRTVPVPIDEEGMTVLGLRAALRAGVRAVVCTPRAHNPTGASLSAARAADLRAVLAEHPYVLVIEDDHYSRLATTGYHSIIGPEHARWALVRSVSKFLGPDLRLAFVASDPETARRLATRISPGTTWVSHLLQRLARTLLLDPAAGRQVAAAAAHYAERNTAFVAALAGHGIAARAGDGLNVWVDVQGDAARVGRRLMRRGWLARTGGDFALGTAGSAARHLRLTVHDLDADAADRLVADVAEAVAGRPTTGPTA, from the coding sequence ATGCCAAAACAGAGGGACCTCGGAGGCCGGCCCAGCGCCCCGATCACCGGTGCCACCGCGGGCGAGATCGCGGCGAGCGTCCGGGACCACGTCGACAGTGGCGTCCTCGCTCCGGGCGCCCCGCTGCCGCCGGTGCGCCAGCTCGCCGAGGTCCTCGGCGTCAACCGCAACACCGTGGTCGCGGCGTACCGTCAGCTCGTCCAGGCCGGCGTCGCCCAGACCCACGGCCGCGCCGGCACCACCGTCGCCGAGCCCCAGGAGAGTGCCGAGGAGGGCTTCGCCCGCGACACGGTGCTGCGCGACGTCGGGCACGGCAACCCCGCGGCCGACCTGCTGCCCGATCTGTCCGCCGGCCTCGCTGCGGCATCCCGGCCGCCCACGCTGTACGGCGAGCCGGTGATCGATCCCGAGCTCGCCGAGTGGGCGACCCGGTGGATCGCGGTCGACCACCCGCGCGACTTCCGGCTGACCCTCACCCACGGCGCGGTCGACGCCGTTGAGCGGCTCCTCGCCCAGGCGCTCACCCAGGGCGATGCGGTCGCGCTGGAGGACCCGTGCTTCCTGGCCAGCATCCACACCGTGCGCCTGGCCGGCTACCGCACCGTGCCGGTGCCGATCGACGAGGAGGGGATGACCGTCCTCGGCCTGCGCGCGGCGCTGCGCGCCGGCGTACGCGCGGTCGTGTGCACCCCGCGCGCCCACAACCCGACGGGGGCGAGCCTGAGCGCGGCCCGCGCCGCCGACCTGCGCGCCGTCCTCGCCGAGCACCCCTATGTGCTGGTGATCGAGGACGACCACTACTCCCGGCTCGCCACGACCGGCTATCACAGCATCATCGGCCCGGAGCATGCCCGCTGGGCGCTGGTGCGCTCCGTCTCGAAGTTCCTCGGCCCCGACCTGCGCCTCGCCTTCGTCGCCTCCGACCCGGAGACGGCCCGCCGGCTGGCCACCCGGATCAGCCCCGGGACGACGTGGGTCAGCCACCTGCTCCAGCGCCTGGCGCGCACGCTGCTCCTCGACCCCGCCGCCGGCCGCCAGGTGGCCGCCGCTGCCGCGCACTACGCCGAGCGCAACACCGCCTTCGTCGCCGCGCTCGCGGGGCACGGCATCGCCGCCCGGGCGGGCGACGGCCTCAACGTGTGGGTCGACGTCCAAGGCGACGCGGCCCGGGTCGGGCGGCGCCTGATGCGGCGCGGCTGGCTGGCCCGGACCGGAGGCGACTTCGCGCTCGGCACGGCCGGGAGCGCCGCCCGGCACCTGCGGCTGACCGTCCACGACCTCGACGCCGACGCGGCCGACCGGCTCGTGGCCGATGTCGCGGAGGCGGTGGCCGGCCGCCCGACGACGGGCCCGACGGCCTGA
- the glyA gene encoding serine hydroxymethyltransferase: MTIAEPRPTTRVLTADLGELDPAIADVLDAELRRQRAGLEMIASENVAPRAVLQAQGSVLTNKYAEGYPDRRYYGGCEHVDVAENLAIERARALFGAAHVNVQPHSGAQANAAVLAAVARPGDVLLGQELSHGGHLTHGMPANFSGKLYAARSYGVDPASYRLDMEQVRERALAERPRVLIAGWSAYPRHLDYAAFRSIADEIGAVLWADMAHVAGLVATGLHPDPVAYADVVTTTTHKTLGGPRGGLILCGADLARKVDAAIFPGQQGGPLMHVIAAKATALLLAGTPEFRERQERVLRGARIVAERLTAPDLAAAGISVLTGGTDVHLVLLDLRDAALSGLDAERRLGDLGITTNRNVVPFDPRPATVASGLRLGTPALAARGFDDAAFTEIADIVARALLGADPDVLRTRVDRLVAEHPLYDAA, encoded by the coding sequence ATGACCATCGCCGAACCCCGCCCCACCACCCGCGTGCTCACCGCCGACCTCGGCGAGCTCGACCCCGCCATCGCCGATGTGCTGGACGCCGAGCTGCGCCGCCAGCGCGCCGGACTGGAGATGATCGCCAGCGAGAACGTCGCGCCTCGCGCCGTCCTCCAGGCGCAGGGATCGGTGCTCACCAACAAGTACGCCGAGGGCTACCCCGACCGGCGCTACTACGGCGGCTGCGAGCACGTCGACGTGGCCGAGAACCTCGCCATCGAGCGCGCGCGGGCGCTCTTCGGGGCCGCCCACGTCAACGTGCAGCCGCACTCCGGCGCGCAGGCCAACGCCGCAGTGCTCGCCGCGGTGGCCCGGCCCGGCGACGTGCTGCTCGGCCAAGAGCTCTCGCACGGCGGCCATCTGACCCACGGCATGCCGGCCAACTTCTCCGGCAAGCTCTACGCCGCGCGCTCCTACGGCGTCGACCCCGCGTCGTACCGGCTCGACATGGAGCAGGTCCGGGAGCGCGCGCTCGCCGAGCGACCCCGGGTGCTCATCGCGGGCTGGTCGGCGTACCCGCGCCACCTCGACTACGCCGCGTTCCGGTCGATCGCCGACGAGATCGGGGCTGTCCTGTGGGCCGACATGGCCCATGTCGCCGGACTCGTCGCGACCGGGCTGCACCCCGACCCGGTGGCGTACGCCGACGTCGTCACCACGACCACGCACAAGACCCTCGGCGGACCGCGCGGCGGGCTGATCCTGTGCGGTGCGGACCTGGCCCGCAAGGTCGACGCGGCGATCTTCCCCGGCCAGCAGGGCGGCCCGCTCATGCACGTCATCGCGGCCAAGGCGACGGCGCTGCTGCTCGCCGGCACGCCGGAGTTCCGCGAGCGCCAGGAGCGTGTGCTGCGCGGCGCTCGGATCGTCGCCGAGCGGCTCACCGCGCCCGACCTGGCCGCGGCCGGGATCTCGGTGCTCACCGGCGGCACCGACGTCCACCTGGTGCTGCTCGACCTGCGCGACGCCGCCCTGTCCGGGCTCGACGCCGAGCGCCGTCTCGGCGACCTCGGCATCACCACCAACCGCAATGTCGTCCCCTTCGACCCGCGCCCGGCCACGGTGGCGTCGGGGCTACGCCTCGGCACGCCGGCGCTCGCCGCGCGCGGCTTCGACGACGCGGCGTTCACCGAGATCGCCGACATCGTCGCCCGAGCGCTCCTCGGCGCCGACCCCGACGTCCTGCGCACCCGTGTCGACCGGCTCGTCGCCGAGCACCCGCTCTACGACGCCGCCTGA
- the ahpC gene encoding alkyl hydroperoxide reductase subunit C, which yields MSLVNTTVPPFRVHAYQDGAFLEVTDDDLRGQWSVLVFYPGDFTFVCPTELEDLADRYDEFRALGVEVYGASTDSHFAHKAWHATSAAVGKVRYPLLADPTLRLSRAFDVLVEEDGQALRGTFVIDPEGTIRTVEVHDAGIGRDAAELLRKVRAAQYITAHPGEVCPARWDDGADTLTPSLELVGRI from the coding sequence ATGTCCCTCGTCAACACCACCGTCCCGCCGTTCCGCGTCCACGCCTACCAGGACGGCGCCTTCCTCGAGGTCACCGACGACGACCTCCGCGGGCAGTGGAGCGTGCTCGTCTTCTACCCCGGCGACTTCACCTTCGTCTGCCCGACCGAGCTCGAGGACCTCGCCGACCGGTACGACGAGTTCCGTGCGCTCGGCGTCGAGGTCTACGGCGCCTCGACCGACAGCCACTTCGCGCACAAGGCCTGGCACGCGACGTCCGCCGCCGTCGGCAAAGTCCGCTACCCGCTGCTGGCCGATCCCACCCTCCGGCTCTCCCGTGCCTTCGACGTGCTCGTCGAGGAGGACGGGCAGGCGCTGCGCGGCACCTTCGTCATCGATCCCGAGGGCACCATCCGCACCGTCGAGGTCCATGACGCGGGCATCGGCCGTGACGCGGCCGAGCTGCTGCGCAAGGTCAGGGCGGCGCAGTACATCACCGCCCACCCGGGCGAGGTCTGCCCCGCCCGGTGGGACGACGGTGCCGACACCCTCACCCCGTCGCTCGAGCTGGTCGGGAGGATCTGA